The proteins below are encoded in one region of Malaclemys terrapin pileata isolate rMalTer1 chromosome 8, rMalTer1.hap1, whole genome shotgun sequence:
- the LOC128841961 gene encoding zinc finger protein 253-like yields the protein MDVEVDWESDNDTCDTGEEHSDDSSHISERMGRKVSLQLEVEEDYSPPSSPACSLAGPSVRQELPVELQCEEEETYDNYYQKRDSTTAAVFVTSSTNFDLQCEDEDLELYSSEHSEEPQGGLSEDDENIILIDAFGEEDLEPISGEALPYRCKKCGASFQDLGELQEHKQIHLTEHSYRCPICGKEFFRAANLRMHKLIHSSDRPHKCPECDKGFIRTADVWRHLRNVHKIERSKILGNGMVRNPWSSVHQNQNGGGDTYQQCSDDQKPGGEQSKPYICPTCGKGFHKPNLLSKHKVIHRQDKPYQCQECGKSFIQLLRLKRHQQTHSGERPFYCEECGGTFTRLASLQRHQRIHTGEKPYSCAYCAQDFTESGSLRRHERTHQVKMS from the coding sequence ATGGATGTGGAGGTGGACTGGGAGTCTGATAATGACACTTGTGACACAGGTGAGGAGCATTCAGATGACTCCAGCCATATCTCTGAACGGATGGGTCGCAAAGTCAGCCTCCAGCTGGAGGTAGAGGAAGATTACTCACCACCATCTAGTCCTGCTTGCAGCCTTGCTGGACCTTCAGTTAGACAGGAACTCCCTGTAGAATTGCAGTGTGAAGAggaggaaacctatgacaactaCTACCAGAAGCGTGATTCAACCACCGCTGCGGTGTTTGTCACCTCCAGCACCAACTTTGACCTGCAGTGTGAAGATGAGGATCTGGAGCTTTACTCCTCTGAGCACTCTGAGGAACCTCAGGGAGGGCTAAGTGAGGATGATGAAAACATCATTCTTATTGATGCCTTTGGTGAGGAGGACCTGGAGCCCATCTCTGGAGAAGCTTTGCCTTATAGGTGCAAGAAGTGTGGTGCCTCTTTCCAGGATCTGGGTGAATTACAGGAACACAAACAGATCCACCTGACAGAGCATTCATACCGATGCCCAATCTGTGGCAAAGAGTTCTTCCGTGCTGCGAACTTGCGAATGCACAAGCTCATTCATTCTAGTGACAGGCCACACAAGTGTCCAGAGTGTGACAAGGGGTTCATCCGCACGGCTGATGTCTGGAGGCACCTACGCAACGTCCACAAGATTGAACGTTCAAAAATTTTGGGAAACGGTATGGTTAGGAACCCATGGTCTTCAGTGCACCAGAACCAAAATGGTGGCGGAGATACCTATCAGCAGTGTTCAGATGACCAAAAGCCTGGAGGAGAACAGTCTAAACCTTACATCTGTCCAACATGTGGTAAAGGTTTCCATAAACCTAATTTGCTGTCGAAACACAAGGTGATCCACCGACAGGACAAACCATATCAGTGTCAAGAATGTGGAAAGTCCTTTATCCAGCTGCTCAGGTTGAAAAGGCATCAGCAAACTCACTCTGGAGAGCGCCCTTTCTACTGTGAGGAGTGTGGTGGAACCTTCACGCGGCTGGCATCACTACAGCGTCATCAGCGGATCCATACTGGAGAAAAACCCTACTCTTGTGCTTACTGTGCTCAAGACTTCACGGAGTCAGGCTCCTTGAGGAGACATGAGCGCACTCACCAAGTGAAGATGTCTTAG